In the genome of Globicephala melas chromosome 3, mGloMel1.2, whole genome shotgun sequence, one region contains:
- the ATP5F1D gene encoding ATP synthase subunit delta, mitochondrial, with amino-acid sequence MLPAALLRRPGLGRLVRQARAYAEAAAAPAPAAGPGQMSFTFASPTQVFFNGVNVRQVDVPTQTGAFGILAAHVPTLQVLRPGLVVVHAEDGTISKYFVSSGSVTVNADSSVQLLAEEAVTLDMLDLGVAKANLEKAQSELLGATDEAMRAEIQIRIEANEALVKALE; translated from the exons ATGCTGCCCGCTGCGCTCCTCCGCCGCCCAGGCCTGGGCCGCCTCGTGCGCCAGGCCCGCGCCTACGCCGAGGCCGCCGCCGccccggcccccgccgcgggcccGGGACAGATGTCTTTCACCTTCGCCTCACCCACGCAG GTGTTTTTCAACGGCGTCAACGTTCGACAGGTGGACGTGCCCACGCAGACCGGAGCGTTTGGCATCTTGGCAGCCCACGTACCCACACTGCAGGTCCTGCGACCAGGGCTGGTTGTGGTCCACGCTGAGGACGGCACCATCTCCAAATACTTTG tGAGCAGTGGCTCGGTCACGGTGAACGCTGACTCTTCGGTGCAGTTATTGGCTGAGGAAGCCGTCACACTGGACATGTTGGATCTGGGG GTGGCCAAGGCGAACCTGGAGAAGGCGCAGTCGGAGCTGTTGGGGGCCACGGACGAGGCCATGAGGGCCGAGATCCAAATCCGCATCGAGGCCAACGAGGCCTTGGTGAAGGCCCTGGAGTAG